The Liolophura sinensis isolate JHLJ2023 chromosome 6, CUHK_Ljap_v2, whole genome shotgun sequence genomic sequence TTTTAAACAGAGATCATCATTCACATCACCGCTGCAAGTTACTTAGTTTACGGACTGACTGCTGAAGCCTTAAGAAAAGTGTACTTTATAGCCATTCTTACCCCCAAAagtgaaaggtgaaaaatttgtttgcgctgttatatgttattacacaagGTAGTcagcacattaagaaataaaaccaaagcatttcatgtatccttcaaaCACCATTGAGTCATTCTGAATTTTAGTTTGTAATTTGTGGTATTTTTCAGGACCCATACTTCAGAATGACACGAGATGTGGCTCCTAGAattggtgggaagaaaccagctTTGCTACACTCCATGTTTTTCCCAGCTCTGCAGGGAGCGCAGACCAAGATGAGTGCTAGTGACCCCAACTCTTCCATCTTCCTCACAGATACTAACAACCAGATTAAAAATAAGGTTTGTACCCTTGTCCTCTAACTTGTACACAAGTATACATAGATAAATGATATAATCGTAgcacctctacatgtatatcatccgTGCAAAACAGtccatgagaaggtctgccagcaacctgcggaaggttgtgggttttccctaggttctgcctggtttcgtataagtgaagtattcttgagtacagcgtaaaacaccaatcaaataaataaaacaaataaatccttgcaaaacaaattattttaaaataaaaaagtccaggtcagtgttacatgtattgatgaAGGTGAAACTTGCTcacttcatttttgtttctttatgtaAATCTTTTAGTGTGCCTTCTTATGTAAGTCTATTTAGTTAGGAGCATTTCGCAGTCTGAGGTGGTTTGCAAATCTGTACTCTGATCACTGGAGGAATGATCCTAAAAATACACAACACAGTACTGAGGAATTGTGGGAAATAACGTGTTGCCTTCAAATCAGGATCAGTACTGTCCGTACCATAATGCATCTTCACTGGGACACAGTCGTCAATGTCTATAGATCCCATGACATCGTATGTTTCTGTGATTCTGTGTACTTATGACTGTGCATTGGCGGAAGTAATTGAAGAATAATAGTAGTATGTGACATACTTCTTTCTGTTTGCCTACTTCTGGAAGTGAGCATTTTCATGAATGTCTTTATTGTACAGCAGTTTGAGGATTAATCCACTCTCAGTGTTCATGTAGCCGTGGTAACCATAAGCAGTTGATAATTGAGCGTTCACTGACGGTGTCTTCCAGGAGTATGTTGGGCAAATCTGATcttcacatgtgggaaagttagtcagtaTATTGCTGTAGGGTTATGGTTTTCCCTGAATGCCACATGGTGTATTGACAGCCATGgtgtatgtgaaaaaatgcTGAGTTTGGGGTTAAACAAGAGgaaaataaatacgtaaattaGAGCATACTTCCTGTTTCATGTACATAGTGTTCCTCGCTCTGTGATTATCACCCTAACGGGACTCATCCCATTCACATTAATAGGGCATGAGTCATTAAGTACAGTGTATGGTACTAGCcctttatgtaaatatgtaacagTTACTGTTTCTTTTTTAGATTAACAAATATGCATTCTCTGGAGGTGGAGCCACAGTTGAGGAGCACAAGGAAAAGGGAGGCAACTGTGATGTTGATGTATCGTATCAGTATCTGACCTTTTTTATGGAGGATGACGCAAAATTAGCCGAAATTAAAAAGGTATGTTCCGTCTAGCATGGAACTGAAGAGAATTCACAGTTCATTTGTACCTAGCTTGCTGATGTGTACGTTTGATTTGTCAAGCAtgaaacatttataacattcaTATACATTCATAGGTAGTGTGCAAAATGAAATACTGAATATTGCCTGTCAGaatatttatctaatttaatTGGTATTATATGCCAAAATGTAGAAATTTCCAGGTTTTTTTAACTCAAGGTCTCTCCTTTCAGACATACACAAGTGGAGAGTTACTCACAGGATATCTCAAGAAAGAACTGATAGGAATCCTCCAGCCTCTTGTCGCCGCCCACCGAGAACGGCGGCAGAAAATAACAGAGGAGGAAGTGACTCAGTTCATGACGCCACGGAAATTAATATATGATTATTAGATATGTGCATAGCGAGAAAAACTCTGCCTGTGTCTCTTTGTCTTTTGAGCTGTTTATTTTGAAGTCGCATTTGTCACATTCATTACCTGTTTATGGGATGGCATTTGTCTTTAATGAGGCTGTAACAGTTGacttaataaataaacagtaaagATCATGTTTTAGGAgataatttttatgtatttcaatAATATCCCATTTTCAGAATATGATTTCAGAATACGACATGATCATTTGATTACAAATTTTTGGTTTATAATTATGCTTACCTGTATGTGCAGGTTCAGGTACAAAATTTGAAACTGTCTATGGTGggtttttaaactttatttaaaaaaaaaaaaagcttgatAAAAGCATTGTTGACCATACTTGCATTGTTCccaatgttgtaaatatttagattATATGTATCAATGATGGTGTATGGCAGTGTTTTCTGTGCATGTGGTAAGACTCCTGTTCATGTAATGCGAAATCCCACTTTTCAATGTGAATTCAAGTTaaaatgataggactgacacgtgttcacttgccttccaccattatggcaTACATATTGAATTTGCTTTGCGCAATCTTTGTCACtagtgggaaagtttgtgaaTTACTTACCAACaactggtggtttactcctagTTATCCTCTTATCTCACTCCATAAAAGCcaccattgtagaagtgaaatgcCTTTAGTACAGAATTAAACAGTaatcagatcaataaataaataaataatgatgaaattactattgttttttttctgtgtgtgttttcccaATTTAACCTTTGTGGCTTCCTGTCTCCAGCGCTTTAGCTCAAATCAGTTTGGAGATTGACCTGCTTTAAAGAGCTACTGTCAtatcatttaatatacatttttcagaATCAATCTCAGAATTGATATCGAAATCTAGTATACTTATGGTTCAGATGATAGTGAAGAAACTTGTATTTTGCATATACATTTAGGATAGGCAGTACCACATTGGCTGAGGCACTGTATCAGGCAAAGAGTGTTACTGCATGTGAGTGTAATTTTCCACATAATTACAGTGTGTGCCCTAAACATTTGCacaaaaatgctttttaaaggtaaaaaaggtcataacattatgttcagtgCAGGAATACATTTTTCCAATATTGCCTTGCTTTCCAAAGAAATCTCTATAAAacatttctaagatcaatatTCTAGAACTTTCGGAATCTGACAAAATGACTATGATAGATAGGTTTACTTTAGGGATAGGTAATCCCTAACATTGCAGACTCTGCTTTCCTAACTATTATCTAGGCCTGTTTGGTATACAGACTTTTGTATTCTGTTGTATACATTGTGGCTGTGTCTCTTAAAGAGAACCTAACATTATACACATGTGCAGCAGAAAAtattacctgtatttatttataaatatatttttttgaatgTAAAATATTGTGTGTGCCTACAAAATAAATCTCTCCATGGCTAGAATTCTGCCTTGTGTTGTAAATAATCATTTACATTTACTATTTCCTCTTTGCTTTAAGTTTGACAATGACCTATTTATCCGCTTTCGAAATTACAGGCAGACCTTTAATTAATGAGGACAGCTATGAAAATAAAAGTTGCAGATATTAAAATTCATTATATACAAACTGATTATTGATCCAGGACTCTAAGGCCAAACGAATGCATGTTCAATCACAGCCTTTCACAGGGAATTTTTGCTCTTCACtcattatttttaaagtcttggtGATAGTAAGCAGTTTAAATCCAGTATCAGCTGGCTCTACTGCTGTATTGGTTTGTCAACTGCATGATCCTGGTGAGGTATGGGGCTTCACCCTAGTTTATATGTATACCAGATTTCCTTTGCCTATAACATTCATTGTTGTCATGGATAcgtaaagtgaaatatccttgagggCTGGTATCGCCATGGtatggctgaagtattgccCATgcataatgtgacttggtggggtgtcagaataatgtgactggaacagggtgggatgtcatgtctggtgtctttggcataatacttcagtgggggcatggactcaccctgccacaagaagatacagttgtgcacacacacctaatgactccttgtaatatgactgcaaaattgcaaaaagtACGACGTGAATCCCTaagcatgcatatatacatagtccatctagatggactcagtgtaCTATTTTAATATTGTGACATTCATCTTAACACTGAGTTCATGGCCACCTCTGAAACAAATCGCCGCACATCTGCACACTCCAACTCCTTGAGGCCAATTTCAAAGAAGTCTTGCTGACGGCACCAAGACTTACCTACactaaaaatacatgttcttTTGATGCCTTTTTGGTTTTGAATTGCGTAGATTGAAGTTGTTCTTGCACACGGCAATGGAAATATAACAGTTTTCTCCAGGATTTCCATGCCAAAACTCAGTTGCATTTTAAACCAGGAAGTAGGTCACGTGACACTTCAAAATGAGTGTCATGGTAAGGCACTTGCTACCACCACAGTGTGACCACTAGGCAGCGAATGAATTAGTTCCATTGGTGTGGACAGTAAATTAAGGGGATAGTATTAAAGATTCCACTGgacaattacatataaatgccATAGGAAGTGAGTTTGACTGTCAAAAATTGGAAGGAGATTGGACTTTGAAATCCGTGCCATGTTTTTTGAGAGATGGCAATGTTACATTGAATGAATTTTTAAAGTCCATCTGGATGAACTAAACTTTTAAAAGTCCATCTGGATGAACTAATACATACGTAGCATACGTAGATAGGTCAGGGGCCAATCAGCTGTTTTTAGCCGACTCCATGATTGAGGCCATGTAGTTTAAGAATGGCTGATTGTGATGGTGGTAGCAGATCACTGAAACTACTTTGAGCTATAACAatctaaaacataaaataatttcCATACAAgtttcatatatatgtagtatttatttcagtgtagATAAATATATGCAGGTAGATAAGATACCTGTAGACATCTACAAAGCTATGCGTGCAATTGTGtagagttaaatttaaccatgTAGAGCgaggccaaaaaaaaatatatatcatttaacatacatttacatgtaagtaaagtTCATCAAAAgttatgtgatttttttctaaCACATATGTAATAAATCCATAAGTTTAACATTATGCACTCTTCCTTGATAACAAAGCCATCCAATACATGAAATAATTTAATCAACAGACTTGAAAATACTTTGTCAAAGTTATCAATCACCACCACCTTCACAGGGTGCCAGAAATGGACGGAAATATTGTGCAATGAATGTTTAAAACTCTTCATCTTTGTCACGTCATTGTTTTTTGAAGGACACCCAACTATGATCGGAAGGTACTGATGAGGCTAGTTGTCATAAGGGCACCTCAGTCAACTCGTCTCCCCACTCCTCTGTCTCTGTTAGAGGGTTACGCTGAGTGTCTTCCCCCACTCTTCTTTGAGACTCCTGAGGAGGGTGTTTGGAGATCTTAGGTGAACTATACTCAGCAGAGTATTTTGCGCGTGTAATATCATCATCCTTACCCACATTTGAacttttatttctgtgtttacCTGGTTTTCGCTCAGGTGTGTTCATTAGCTGTCCCAAATTTTCCAACAACTGGGCTTTGTCTACATCATTTCTGGATGACCTGTCCACTGTCCGCAGTCTGACCTCTGTGACTTTGCCTGATTGACTGGTTTCCTCGGCCTCACTGGtgatatcattatcattttCTGCAAAGTCCTGCAAACAAGTCCTAATGGCCTCCACTGTACTCTTATGAACACGATTCTCACTTAGCACAAGGCGTTTTAACCTCAGGGGATAACTCTTAACCAGGTGTAGGAACAACTGAAACACAAAGAACAGAACAACAGAATGCCTGGATGCTTGAAATACCCATCCCAAAGCTTCTGTCTGGCCTATACTAAAATTCACAGCTTCCTATCCAAAAATATGACACCGCACAAGCACCTGTATACGTGTAAAGATAAAATTCTTCCAATGTGTTCACCACTAGCAACTTGATGTATACCAGAGATGCAAGGAAGATGTTGCACAGATTGAGAGTACCAATACCATACTTCACTTCAAATTTATCATGTATAAAAGCACTTCAAAAAGAACTTAAAGGCATAAAAAACTTTTAAAGTGGCCCTATAGgatggatgaataaatcagaaacAAGCAAAACATGTCACTTGAAGAAAGTTATGACTccatctacacatgtatttatttatttatttatttgattggtgttttacaccgtactcaagaatatttcacatattcgacagcgcccagcattattggggaggaaaccggaaaccgggggaaaacccacgaaaaTCTGCAAGTTAACCGCACAGTGTTTTCATGCCCACGTCCATCAATCTCTGACTAAGATATGGCAATGTGGATTATGGAGTACATTATATTATTACTGTGGATGCTTAACTTCTCATAACATATCCCTTTAAACACTACCACCAAATACCACGTCTCCTACCTTAGCAGAATGTTCCGTTAGCCCAGTTCCCTCCAGGTCCAGCATTTCTATCTTACGGTTAGCAGCTAATGACACAGCCAGGCACCCTGCACCATAATCTCCCAGAGTGTTGTAATCTAAGTACAGAGCCTTCAGCATGCTGTTGGCTCCAATGGCCATACTGAACTTGGCCCAACCTCTTGCAGTGATGTCTGTATTAGCACTGAGAGTTAGATCCTGAAGGCCTGTGTTGGTCAAAGAAGTCACTTATTTATAAGACTGTggttaacatcatactcaagactttttcattcATACTTATTCGCCAAAGAATTTTGAGAGTAAAAAACACGcacaaaacataaacatcatTAACTGTCTTACAGTTTGCTATATATACAAGTTAGATTATCCAAAATTAAACTTTCTTTTAATAATGTTATTAAATCTCTGATTGGTGTTCTGCAAGAACTATATAAACTATTATATCaaatacatttaacagaatCTTATATTATTGCCAGAAAACAAGCTGTAAATTACATTAGCattactgaaatgaaaaattcttagAGGAGCAGAGGATAAGACTAGCTCCTCCTAGCTGTGCTAACAGCTTGGCTATGACTTTATGACAACAGGTAGCTGTAggtgtttcctctgggcattgcccagtttcctccactacTAAACATATGGCTGCCATGACATGAATGGAATGTTCTTGGCTGTAGCAGAActgaacacaaatgaaataattcagACACAGTTTCGAGTGTGCATCAGaacacaacagaacaatttataCTTTTGACAAAGAAAGTGTGAAAAATAAAGGTTGACAGCTCAGTTATTATCATGTGTGCATACCTTTCCAATGCTTGAATCCATAGAAAGTTTCAGGTGTTGCAAAAGTTCACctaaaatgaatataatttgCTCAATTGCATGCCATTCTGAAGGGTCATATTTGGTTTACACATATGCTGTCATGCAGTACACTCTCAAAACTGCAATCTCGCTCTAAATAAGTAAGACCTGCATCTTCGTCTTACCTGACTTCGCTCCATCAGGTGGCAACAGATCACAAACAGCCTCTAGTCCATCATCCCCAAAGGCACAGTCTCCCAGGTCAAGAGATGTAATGTGCGGATGTTGAGCCAAAGCCTGGCATATTACTTTCACTCCTTCATTACCAAGTTTGTTTCCATGCAACCTGTTAACAATTTACACACAATAACTACACTTATGCCATTAAAGACAATAAACCTGTCATTTGAATGTTTACTTGTACAAAATAAAGTACTACATTTCCCACAGTGTGCTAGTGAGGTATGTCAGTTGTAATTGTGTGAGGGAATTTGATAGCTTaacaatgttacatgttgtataaatatAGTGACAAACATGCAATGTTTAAACCAATACATAAAAACTGgtgtgctgtaattcttcaatctttctTCATGTTGACAAGATCGATGTTCTTTCGAGCATATTCTTTGAGCATTatcctgtgtagactgataaaattgatCATTTTGTGAAGTCGAAATATTGGTCAACCCTGTCAATGAAGTTCCGTCTCTGAAGTCAAATTAAAAGGGTCGGGTAATACCAAAGActctaaaaatggtacttttacTTACGACAGAACACGTAAAGATCGATTTCGGGTAAGGGCTTGTGCAACCAGCTCCACCCTGAAACTGTCATTTACAAGTCCAAGACTAAGATTTAGCTGTAGGACTGATTTACACTGACCAACAGCCTTCATTAGCCGTTTGCATTCCTTGTCACCTACTTTACAGTCACGCAGAGAAAAGAATCGTATGCCGCTGTTTTCTAAAGATTCGCAGATGTTGCTGACTTCCGGAGAAGTAAGCATTTCCCCAGTCATCTGGATAATGCCTGCACCCGGCAACATTTTCACTGGTTTTTTAGATTCTTAAGATTACACTATACGTCAACTCTTGGTTGAAACAAAGATGCAATTTCGGTACATTTGAAAGTGAAACTTTCGGcaaatgcttagtttttgaCAGCCATAACCGGAAGACCTCAGTTGCTACAACATGTGCGTGGAAGAGTATACCCACATGGCTTTTGATtggattaaaatgaaaacttctgTCTTCTACAGATTCTCTACGGATTCTTTATTCTATAAAATGTTACCGAAAGAATTTTTCGCAGAAGATAAGAGCGGAATTTGAAAGTCCCTCAAACCTGAGGTGACCTAATTCTGTAAATAAACCAGAAATGAGCCAAGTCAGTAGGGGGCGCTGCTAATTGTGAATGTCGATGAGCCAAGCAAGCAGCAAAGATGCCGATGCTGGAAGGGTTGGGGTTTACAGAGAGAAGTGCTGTTATAATTGA encodes the following:
- the LOC135468885 gene encoding leucine-rich repeat-containing protein 73-like, with translation MLPGAGIIQMTGEMLTSPEVSNICESLENSGIRFFSLRDCKVGDKECKRLMKAVGQCKSVLQLNLSLGLVNDSFRVELVAQALTRNRSLRVLSLHGNKLGNEGVKVICQALAQHPHITSLDLGDCAFGDDGLEAVCDLLPPDGAKSGLQDLTLSANTDITARGWAKFSMAIGANSMLKALYLDYNTLGDYGAGCLAVSLAANRKIEMLDLEGTGLTEHSAKLFLHLVKSYPLRLKRLVLSENRVHKSTVEAIRTCLQDFAENDNDITSEAEETSQSGKVTEVRLRTVDRSSRNDVDKAQLLENLGQLMNTPERKPGKHRNKSSNVGKDDDITRAKYSAEYSSPKISKHPPQESQRRVGEDTQRNPLTETEEWGDELTEVPL